A part of Saliniradius amylolyticus genomic DNA contains:
- a CDS encoding H-NS family nucleoid-associated regulatory protein produces the protein MTEFLKILTHGRRLQGAVKELSVEELQEVAEKLDNVITKRKEQEAVQRAEEEKKRQLKEALLKQMQEAGIDPEELAGAAKSGKSKGKGQKRPIKYRYTDPQGQEHTWTGIGRTPKVFAELKGKGQLEQYRV, from the coding sequence ATGACTGAATTTCTTAAGATCTTAACTCACGGACGCCGTTTGCAAGGAGCGGTAAAAGAGCTGTCAGTAGAAGAGTTACAGGAAGTAGCCGAAAAGTTAGATAATGTAATTACAAAGCGTAAAGAACAGGAAGCGGTTCAACGAGCCGAGGAAGAAAAGAAAAGACAACTTAAGGAAGCCCTGTTAAAACAAATGCAGGAAGCGGGCATCGATCCTGAAGAATTAGCCGGAGCGGCCAAATCAGGGAAAAGTAAAGGTAAAGGTCAAAAACGGCCCATTAAATACCGTTATACGGATCCTCAGGGTCAGGAACATACCTGGACCGGTATCGGCCGCACACCGAAAGTGTTTGCCGAACTAAAAGGCAAAGGCCAATTAGAGCAATATCGGGTGTAA
- the yhbY gene encoding ribosome assembly RNA-binding protein YhbY, giving the protein MKLSTKQKQYLKGLAHSLKPVVQLGNNGLTEGVVAEIDQALSHHELIKVKIPTEDKQEKQLIADAIVRETQGVNVQIIGHTLVLYRPAKEPNIRLPKK; this is encoded by the coding sequence ATGAAGCTTTCCACGAAACAAAAGCAGTACTTAAAAGGCCTGGCTCACTCCCTAAAGCCTGTTGTGCAACTGGGGAATAACGGTCTCACAGAGGGTGTCGTCGCTGAGATTGATCAAGCTCTTAGCCACCATGAACTGATTAAGGTTAAGATTCCTACCGAAGACAAACAAGAAAAGCAATTAATTGCCGACGCCATTGTGCGCGAAACGCAAGGGGTGAATGTGCAGATAATTGGGCACACTTTGGTTTTATATCGTCCAGCTAAAGAACCCAACATTCGTTTACCTAAAAAATGA
- the ftsH gene encoding ATP-dependent zinc metalloprotease FtsH: MSDMAKNLILWLVIAVVLMTVFQSFTPGESPGRQYSYTQFIDDVNQGMVREVRIDGREIKGVKRSGENFKTFLPTSYDEHLLNDLLKNDVRVYGEPPEQPSMLANIFISWFPMLLLIAVWIFFMRQMQGGGGRGAMSFGKSKARLLGEDQVKTTFADVAGCDEAKEEVVELVDFLKDPSKFQKLGGKIPKGVLMVGPPGTGKTLLAKAIAGEAKVPFFTISGSDFVEMFVGVGASRVRDMFEQAKKSAPCIIFIDEIDAVGRQRGAGLGGGHDEREQTLNQMLVEMDGFEGHEGIIVIAATNRPDVLDPALLRPGRFDRQVVVALPDIRGREQILKVHMRKIPVADNVDASVVARGTPGFSGADLANLVNEAALFAARANKRLVAMEEFDRAKDKIMMGAERKSMVMTEDEKEMTAYHEAGHAIVGRLVPEHDPVYKVSIIPRGRALGVTMYLPEQDRFSYTKQHIESMISSLYGGRIAEQVIYGDDKVTTGASNDIEKATDLARKMVTQWGLSNKMGPMLYAEEEGEVFLGKSMSKASHMSDDTARAIDAEIKAVIDSNYERAYKILNENMDILHAMKDALMKYETIDAKQIDDLMARRDVRPPQDWDNDNDRPTGSAPTGDGNKADDETKDDKSSDEDKGRSDVGKPGDLPS, encoded by the coding sequence TTGAGCGACATGGCAAAAAATCTAATTCTGTGGCTGGTGATCGCCGTTGTATTAATGACGGTGTTCCAAAGCTTTACACCGGGTGAATCCCCCGGAAGACAATATTCCTACACTCAATTTATTGATGATGTGAATCAGGGCATGGTGCGCGAGGTGCGTATCGATGGCCGTGAGATTAAGGGCGTGAAACGCAGTGGGGAGAACTTTAAGACCTTCCTACCCACGTCGTACGACGAGCATCTACTCAATGATCTGTTGAAAAACGACGTGCGGGTGTACGGCGAGCCTCCAGAGCAACCCTCGATGCTGGCCAATATATTTATCTCCTGGTTCCCGATGCTGCTGTTGATCGCCGTGTGGATCTTCTTTATGCGTCAGATGCAGGGCGGCGGTGGCCGTGGTGCTATGTCCTTTGGTAAGAGCAAGGCGCGTTTGCTGGGTGAAGACCAGGTGAAGACCACCTTCGCCGACGTAGCCGGTTGTGACGAAGCCAAGGAAGAAGTTGTTGAGCTGGTGGACTTTTTGAAAGACCCCTCCAAGTTCCAGAAACTGGGCGGCAAGATACCTAAAGGTGTATTGATGGTAGGGCCGCCGGGCACCGGTAAGACCCTGCTGGCGAAAGCTATCGCTGGTGAAGCGAAGGTACCGTTTTTCACCATTTCCGGCTCCGATTTTGTGGAGATGTTCGTGGGTGTCGGTGCCTCCCGGGTGCGGGACATGTTTGAACAAGCCAAGAAGTCGGCTCCCTGTATCATCTTTATTGATGAGATCGATGCGGTCGGTCGTCAGCGTGGCGCGGGCTTAGGTGGCGGTCACGACGAGCGTGAGCAAACTCTGAACCAGATGTTGGTTGAGATGGACGGCTTCGAAGGTCACGAGGGGATTATCGTTATCGCCGCTACGAACCGTCCGGATGTGTTGGATCCGGCGCTGTTGCGCCCCGGTCGTTTTGACCGTCAGGTTGTTGTGGCGCTGCCCGATATCCGTGGGCGAGAACAGATCCTCAAAGTTCACATGCGCAAGATCCCTGTTGCCGATAATGTGGATGCCAGCGTCGTTGCGCGGGGCACGCCAGGCTTCTCCGGTGCCGATTTAGCTAACCTAGTGAATGAAGCCGCTCTATTTGCCGCTCGAGCTAACAAGCGACTGGTCGCGATGGAAGAGTTTGATCGGGCCAAGGACAAGATCATGATGGGCGCCGAGCGCAAGTCCATGGTAATGACCGAGGACGAGAAGGAAATGACCGCCTATCACGAAGCGGGCCATGCGATCGTCGGACGATTGGTACCGGAGCATGACCCTGTCTATAAGGTGTCGATTATCCCCCGTGGCCGTGCATTGGGTGTGACCATGTATCTGCCTGAACAAGACAGATTCAGCTACACCAAACAGCATATTGAAAGCATGATTTCGAGCTTGTATGGCGGTCGGATCGCAGAGCAGGTCATCTATGGCGATGATAAGGTTACCACCGGTGCTTCCAATGACATTGAGAAGGCCACAGACCTGGCTCGCAAGATGGTCACCCAATGGGGATTGTCCAATAAAATGGGACCGATGCTGTACGCCGAGGAAGAAGGTGAGGTGTTCTTGGGTAAGAGTATGTCCAAGGCCTCGCACATGTCTGATGACACGGCCCGTGCCATTGACGCGGAAATTAAGGCAGTGATCGACAGTAATTATGAGCGGGCCTATAAGATCTTGAATGAAAATATGGACATTCTCCATGCCATGAAAGATGCGTTGATGAAGTATGAAACCATCGACGCCAAGCAGATCGACGATCTGATGGCTCGTCGTGACGTTCGTCCTCCTCAGGATTGGGATAATGATAATGACCGTCCGACAGGCAGTGCACCAACCGGTGACGGCAATAAAGCCGATGACGAGACTAAAGACGACAAGAGCAGCGACGAGGATAAAGGTCGTTCGGATGTTGGTAAGCCCGGCGATCTGCCAAGTTAA
- the folP gene encoding dihydropteroate synthase translates to MQFGQKALSLDLPRVMGILNVTPDSFSDGGQFNSLEQAIRHADKMLSEGADMIDVGGESTRPGAQEVGVQEELDRVIPVIEAIRERFDTIISVDTSKPEVMTQAVQAGAGLINDVRALQVPGALQAAAKTDVAVCLMHMQGQPKTMQQKPQYDDVVEQVSVFLKQRIQACEEAGIDRRRLVLDPGFGFGKTLQHNYQLLHQLAQLKALELPILAGLSRKSMLGKLLQLSAGETQAASLSAAVMAMINGARILRVHDVAPTAQALRVAWVALDPSQLDD, encoded by the coding sequence ATGCAATTTGGACAGAAAGCACTCAGCCTCGACCTGCCCCGGGTTATGGGCATTTTAAATGTTACTCCTGACTCATTTTCTGACGGTGGTCAGTTCAACTCGCTGGAGCAGGCGATTCGCCATGCGGATAAAATGTTGTCGGAAGGAGCTGACATGATCGATGTGGGCGGAGAGTCTACTCGCCCCGGCGCACAGGAAGTTGGAGTGCAGGAAGAATTGGATCGGGTCATTCCGGTGATCGAAGCCATCCGTGAGCGATTCGATACGATTATCTCGGTGGATACCAGTAAACCTGAGGTGATGACACAAGCCGTACAGGCCGGTGCCGGGCTCATCAACGATGTGCGTGCCTTGCAGGTGCCAGGGGCGTTGCAAGCGGCGGCAAAAACCGACGTAGCGGTGTGTTTGATGCACATGCAAGGCCAGCCGAAAACCATGCAGCAGAAACCACAATACGATGATGTGGTTGAGCAGGTCAGCGTTTTTCTAAAGCAGCGTATTCAAGCTTGTGAAGAAGCCGGTATCGACAGACGCCGTTTGGTTCTGGATCCGGGATTCGGTTTCGGTAAAACGCTGCAACATAATTATCAGCTACTCCATCAATTGGCACAGTTAAAGGCGTTAGAACTGCCCATTCTTGCAGGACTGTCCCGCAAGTCTATGCTGGGTAAGTTACTCCAGCTTTCTGCCGGTGAAACCCAGGCTGCCAGTCTGTCGGCGGCCGTGATGGCGATGATCAATGGTGCACGAATTCTCAGAGTGCACGATGTGGCGCCGACGGCTCAGGCGCTTCGAGTGGCCTGGGTAGCGCTTGACCCAAGCCAGTTGGATGATTGA
- the glmM gene encoding phosphoglucosamine mutase produces MSQRKYFGTDGIRGKVGESAINPEFVTKLGWAAGRILAGRGTNKVLIGKDTRISGYMLESALESGLSAAGINIGLLGPMPTPAIAYLTKTFRSEAGIVISASHNPYYDNGIKFFSSDGFKLDDDLELAIERQMEQPMQCVASDKLGKATRIDDAAGRYIEFCKGTFPSELSLEGLKIVVDCAHGATYHIAPNVLRELGAEVLTLGVNPDGLNINDNVGATSLDAVRAKVLEEKADLGFALDGDGDRIMLVDHKGHIVDGDEIVYIIARDALKFGNMQGGVVGTLMSNLGLEQALAKLSIPFERSKVGDRYVMELLHQRGWKIGGENSGHVLNLNMASTGDGIVAGLQVLASMLHSGLSLYELRQGMEKLPQKLINVRFQSGQKPLEAEGVQQAVSRAESELGDAGRVLLRKSGTEPLIRVMVEANEVHHAEHWSGYIADAVRKVTGQ; encoded by the coding sequence TTGAGTCAGCGTAAATATTTCGGCACTGATGGTATTCGGGGTAAAGTGGGTGAAAGTGCCATCAACCCCGAGTTTGTAACTAAGCTGGGTTGGGCCGCGGGTCGTATTCTTGCCGGACGCGGAACCAATAAAGTGCTTATTGGTAAAGACACTCGCATCTCAGGGTACATGCTGGAATCGGCGTTGGAATCCGGCCTCTCCGCTGCCGGCATCAATATTGGTTTGTTGGGACCTATGCCAACGCCCGCCATAGCCTACCTGACTAAAACCTTCCGTTCAGAGGCGGGAATTGTGATCAGTGCCTCTCATAACCCTTACTATGACAACGGCATTAAGTTCTTCTCATCGGATGGCTTCAAGTTGGACGACGATCTTGAGCTGGCAATAGAACGGCAAATGGAACAGCCTATGCAGTGCGTCGCATCCGATAAACTGGGTAAAGCAACCCGGATTGACGATGCCGCTGGTCGTTATATCGAGTTTTGTAAAGGCACTTTCCCCTCAGAGTTGTCACTGGAAGGTCTTAAGATCGTGGTAGATTGTGCCCATGGCGCGACCTACCATATTGCCCCCAATGTGCTCCGCGAGTTGGGTGCTGAGGTGCTCACTCTGGGCGTGAATCCGGATGGGCTGAACATCAATGACAACGTCGGTGCTACCTCGCTGGATGCCGTGCGTGCCAAAGTGCTTGAAGAAAAAGCCGACCTGGGCTTCGCATTGGATGGCGATGGTGACCGTATCATGTTGGTGGACCACAAAGGCCACATTGTCGATGGCGATGAAATTGTCTATATCATTGCCCGGGATGCGCTTAAATTTGGCAATATGCAGGGTGGCGTTGTCGGTACCCTGATGAGCAACCTGGGTCTGGAGCAGGCACTGGCCAAGTTATCGATTCCTTTTGAGCGTAGCAAGGTCGGCGATCGTTACGTCATGGAACTGCTTCATCAGCGAGGCTGGAAGATCGGGGGAGAGAATTCCGGCCATGTTCTGAATCTTAATATGGCGTCCACCGGCGATGGTATAGTGGCGGGCTTGCAGGTATTGGCGTCCATGTTGCATTCTGGACTCAGCTTATACGAACTGCGTCAGGGAATGGAAAAGCTGCCACAAAAGCTGATCAATGTTCGATTCCAGTCCGGGCAAAAGCCCCTTGAAGCCGAGGGGGTTCAACAGGCGGTGAGTCGCGCCGAGTCGGAGTTGGGCGACGCGGGCCGTGTATTGCTGCGTAAGAGTGGTACGGAGCCTTTGATCCGGGTGATGGTGGAAGCCAATGAAGTGCATCACGCCGAGCATTGGTCAGGCTATATTGCCGACGCGGTACGAAAAGTAACCGGACAGTAG
- the tpiA gene encoding triose-phosphate isomerase, which translates to MTTQSRQPLVAGNWKMNGNLTLAESLADGIEQAELQVTEVVVCPPFPYLAALSKRTLTLGAQDVSACESGAYTGDVSAAMLNEMGCRYVIVGHSERRDGHQESNALVGEKAAQALSQGLTPIVCVGESEQTRQAGLVESHIAEQLKAIVDSIGGEAIAKIVIAYEPIWAIGTGQTATPEQAQAVHRFIRGYLAEVDPAAAAKIRILYGGSVKGSNAAELFAQPDVDGGLIGGASLKVDEFLTICQAANA; encoded by the coding sequence ATGACAACACAAAGCAGACAACCATTGGTCGCTGGTAACTGGAAGATGAACGGTAACCTGACATTGGCTGAGTCTCTGGCTGATGGCATTGAGCAGGCCGAATTGCAAGTGACTGAAGTGGTGGTGTGTCCTCCTTTCCCGTATCTGGCGGCCTTATCCAAGCGAACATTGACCTTGGGAGCGCAAGATGTGAGCGCTTGCGAGAGTGGCGCTTACACCGGTGATGTGAGTGCTGCAATGCTCAATGAGATGGGCTGCCGCTATGTCATTGTCGGTCATTCTGAACGCCGCGACGGCCATCAGGAAAGCAATGCGCTGGTGGGAGAGAAAGCGGCGCAAGCACTGAGTCAAGGGTTAACACCCATTGTCTGTGTCGGTGAGTCTGAGCAGACTCGTCAGGCAGGGCTGGTAGAAAGTCATATTGCCGAGCAGTTGAAAGCAATAGTGGACAGCATTGGTGGTGAGGCTATCGCCAAGATTGTTATCGCTTACGAGCCCATTTGGGCCATAGGTACCGGTCAAACGGCAACACCGGAACAGGCGCAGGCGGTGCACCGGTTTATTCGTGGTTATCTGGCCGAGGTCGACCCCGCCGCAGCCGCGAAGATACGTATTTTATACGGTGGCAGTGTTAAAGGTAGCAATGCGGCCGAGTTGTTTGCCCAGCCCGATGTGGACGGTGGTCTGATTGGTGGGGCGAGTTTGAAAGTGGATGAATTTTTAACGATTTGCCAAGCGGCAAACGCATAG
- the secG gene encoding preprotein translocase subunit SecG yields the protein MLYEVLLVAYLLVALALVGLVLLQRGKGADMGASFGAGSSGTVFGSTGAGNFLTRATAVLATLFFGISLILGAMTSQEDKQGDEWQNLEVPASEESTAKPADSDVPASEGGNSSDVPQ from the coding sequence ATGCTTTACGAAGTATTATTGGTAGCTTATTTGCTGGTGGCTCTTGCCCTGGTGGGTCTAGTACTGCTTCAGCGCGGTAAAGGCGCCGACATGGGAGCGTCTTTCGGCGCGGGATCTTCGGGCACTGTCTTTGGGTCAACGGGGGCCGGTAATTTTCTGACCCGCGCCACGGCCGTTCTGGCCACGTTGTTCTTCGGTATTAGCTTGATTCTTGGGGCAATGACCTCGCAAGAAGACAAGCAAGGTGATGAGTGGCAGAACCTGGAGGTGCCAGCGTCAGAAGAGAGTACAGCTAAGCCTGCCGATAGCGACGTGCCTGCATCGGAAGGCGGCAACAGCTCGGATGTACCTCAGTAA
- the pnp gene encoding polyribonucleotide nucleotidyltransferase, giving the protein MTPITKTFEYGQHKVTLETGVIARQATAAVMASMDDTSVLVTVVGKKEAKPDQSFFPLTVNYQEKTYAAGKIPGGFFKREGRPAEHETLIARLIDRPIRPLFPEGFKNEVQVVITVVSANPDIPTDIVSMIGTSAALAISGIPFSGPIGAARVGYKDGQYILNTRVSEQEESELDLVVAGTESAVLMVESEADVLPEETMLGAVMYGHEQMQTVVGAVNEFAAEVNTPKWDWQPEAENTELKAKIKEMAEADMTAAYQISDKLERKDAVTALTDKVVEQITAEDEEQDPKEVADLLHELESDVVRSRILKGEPRIDGRDPKMVRALNVGTGILPRTHGSALFTRGETQALVAATLGTERDAQMIDELGGMTNNRFMLHYNFPPYCVGETGMMGSPKRREIGHGRLAKRGIQAVMPSEEEFPYVVRVVSEITESNGSSSMASVCGTSLALMDAGVPIKSSVAGIAMGLVKSDDNFVVLSDILGDEDHLGDMDFKVAGTSDGVTALQMDIKIEGITQEIMQIALKQAKEARLHILSVMDEAIGSHREELSDFAPRIYSLKIDQDKIRDVIGKGGATIRSITEESDTNIEIEDDGTIKIFATERAKAQIAIDRIEGLTADVEVGKTYNGVVKRIVDFGAFVEVLPGKEGLVHISQIAHERVNKVTDYLKEGQNVDVKVMEIDRQGRIRLSMKELLEKPQAETSESSDS; this is encoded by the coding sequence GTGACTCCGATTACAAAAACATTTGAATACGGTCAACATAAAGTAACCTTAGAAACCGGCGTAATTGCCCGTCAGGCGACGGCTGCCGTGATGGCCAGTATGGATGATACCTCGGTTCTGGTAACCGTGGTTGGTAAGAAAGAAGCCAAGCCCGATCAGAGCTTTTTCCCATTAACCGTGAACTATCAGGAAAAAACCTACGCTGCGGGTAAGATCCCTGGCGGTTTTTTCAAGCGCGAAGGGCGCCCTGCAGAGCACGAAACCCTGATTGCGCGTCTGATCGACCGTCCTATCCGCCCCTTATTTCCGGAAGGCTTTAAAAACGAAGTTCAGGTCGTCATTACCGTTGTTTCCGCTAACCCGGATATCCCGACTGATATCGTTTCCATGATCGGAACTTCTGCCGCTTTGGCGATTTCCGGTATCCCGTTCAGCGGTCCTATCGGTGCTGCCCGTGTGGGATATAAGGACGGCCAGTACATCCTGAACACTCGTGTGTCCGAGCAGGAAGAGTCCGAGTTGGACCTGGTGGTTGCCGGTACAGAAAGTGCCGTACTGATGGTGGAATCTGAAGCCGACGTACTGCCTGAAGAGACCATGCTGGGTGCCGTTATGTACGGTCACGAGCAGATGCAAACCGTGGTAGGTGCAGTGAATGAATTCGCCGCCGAGGTCAATACGCCTAAGTGGGATTGGCAACCTGAAGCGGAAAATACTGAGCTAAAAGCCAAGATCAAAGAGATGGCGGAAGCGGACATGACCGCCGCTTACCAGATTTCCGATAAACTGGAACGTAAAGATGCGGTAACCGCTTTGACCGACAAAGTGGTTGAGCAAATTACCGCAGAAGATGAAGAGCAAGACCCAAAAGAAGTTGCCGACCTGCTGCACGAGCTGGAAAGTGATGTGGTACGTAGCCGCATTCTGAAAGGTGAGCCTCGCATCGATGGTCGCGATCCTAAAATGGTACGTGCCTTGAATGTGGGCACAGGCATTCTGCCTCGCACCCATGGCTCAGCGCTGTTCACCCGCGGTGAAACTCAGGCGTTAGTGGCTGCCACTCTGGGTACTGAGCGTGACGCTCAGATGATCGATGAACTGGGCGGCATGACCAACAACCGCTTTATGCTGCACTACAACTTCCCTCCCTATTGTGTGGGTGAAACCGGCATGATGGGCTCGCCCAAGCGCCGTGAAATCGGTCACGGTCGTTTAGCGAAGCGTGGCATTCAGGCGGTTATGCCGTCGGAAGAAGAATTCCCCTATGTGGTACGAGTGGTTTCCGAAATCACAGAGTCGAATGGCTCTTCTTCTATGGCCTCAGTATGTGGTACCTCTCTGGCGTTGATGGATGCCGGTGTGCCTATCAAGTCTTCCGTAGCGGGTATTGCCATGGGCTTGGTGAAAAGCGATGATAACTTCGTGGTATTGTCAGACATTCTGGGTGACGAAGACCACCTGGGCGATATGGACTTTAAAGTAGCCGGTACCAGCGACGGTGTGACTGCTTTGCAGATGGATATCAAGATCGAAGGTATCACTCAGGAAATCATGCAGATTGCCCTGAAGCAGGCCAAAGAAGCTCGTCTGCACATTCTGAGTGTGATGGACGAAGCGATCGGTTCTCACCGTGAAGAGCTGTCTGATTTTGCTCCGCGTATCTACAGTCTGAAGATCGATCAGGACAAGATCCGTGATGTTATTGGTAAAGGCGGTGCCACTATCCGCTCGATTACCGAAGAGAGCGATACCAACATCGAGATCGAAGACGACGGTACCATTAAGATTTTTGCTACCGAGCGGGCCAAGGCACAGATCGCCATTGACCGTATCGAGGGCTTAACGGCCGATGTGGAAGTCGGTAAGACCTACAATGGTGTCGTGAAGCGCATCGTTGACTTTGGTGCCTTTGTGGAAGTGTTACCAGGTAAAGAAGGTCTGGTACATATTTCACAGATCGCTCACGAGCGTGTGAATAAGGTTACCGACTACCTGAAAGAAGGTCAGAACGTAGATGTGAAGGTGATGGAAATCGACCGTCAGGGCCGTATTCGCCTGAGCATGAAAGAGCTGCTGGAAAAGCCGCAGGCTGAGACCTCCGAAAGTTCAGACAGCTAA
- the nlpI gene encoding lipoprotein NlpI, with amino-acid sequence MQKLPILALLLTLLLVAGCSSVPGSSGGDSQMGNLILAEPEPADMRSQMALARYSQILNNVDLDQEQRAELLYQRGMLYDSVGLKGLAHFDFTSALKLKPDMAEAYNFMGIHHTQNMEFIRAYEAFDATLEIDPEHEYAFLNRGIALYYGGRPELAVEDLAAFYQKDTSDPYRAIWAFIAEYDIDPEQATKHLKQKRAKLEDKLWASELVDLFLGKISEGRLLGGVLQNVRNQSELTHRLCEAYFYLGKYHTLKQNKSIAANYFKLALSTNVYEFVEHKYARLELDLLRERTVEQGD; translated from the coding sequence ATGCAAAAATTACCAATATTGGCCTTGTTGCTGACTTTACTGCTGGTAGCAGGGTGTAGCTCGGTGCCCGGCAGCTCGGGCGGCGATAGTCAGATGGGCAACCTGATCCTGGCAGAACCAGAACCGGCAGACATGCGCAGCCAGATGGCGCTGGCCCGCTATAGTCAGATCCTGAACAACGTAGATCTGGATCAGGAGCAGCGTGCCGAATTGCTGTATCAACGCGGAATGTTGTACGACAGCGTGGGTCTTAAAGGCCTGGCCCATTTTGATTTCACCAGTGCGCTAAAATTAAAACCGGATATGGCAGAAGCCTATAACTTTATGGGTATCCATCATACTCAGAATATGGAATTTATCCGTGCCTATGAAGCCTTTGATGCCACTTTGGAAATCGACCCCGAGCATGAATACGCCTTCTTAAACCGCGGCATTGCCCTGTATTACGGAGGTCGCCCGGAACTGGCCGTAGAAGACTTAGCCGCCTTTTACCAAAAGGATACCAGTGACCCCTACCGGGCCATTTGGGCTTTTATTGCCGAGTATGATATCGATCCCGAGCAGGCAACAAAGCATCTGAAGCAAAAGCGTGCCAAACTGGAAGACAAGTTATGGGCTTCCGAACTGGTGGATTTGTTTCTCGGTAAAATCAGTGAGGGGCGCCTTCTGGGTGGCGTGTTGCAAAATGTGCGCAATCAAAGCGAATTGACTCACCGGCTGTGCGAAGCCTATTTCTATTTGGGTAAATACCACACGCTTAAACAGAACAAGAGTATTGCCGCCAACTACTTTAAGCTCGCCCTGAGTACCAACGTGTATGAGTTTGTGGAACACAAATACGCTCGTCTGGAGCTGGATTTGCTGCGTGAGCGTACTGTAGAGCAGGGCGACTGA
- a CDS encoding tetratricopeptide repeat protein produces MLGWLLSVVKLVIIVGLCVGIAYSTSHYAPQVLYEHRQQPMPTQLFVVARKGSETALEALTEYGTAQSADYWLKLAGGMGDSEAYYQLASRETQPEPHRRWLARAAHEGHARAQYDLAMLSRSTQKQLQWLQQSADQRYVPAIKTLAQWHLLHEAFDTAQPLLEQAAPQDGESGFTLARLLWAQNKQQQAIHWLKRSAELGYALSQRYLALIEKHWQQPINVAQAPAECPMRIQPVATSLTSAYRIQSLLEQFSEDARLASLPMCTLPMVWLEDNALSCSENWQGSGRLGCDEAKLASRLKPLQQQLTHVLVMAEEGKANVHNGVMYLDVADSYSVFVHELAHFVGFVDEYPLADQTAEQVCQASLGAPNVLIQQASESAGMNIPEDWRKAQSDWSLSPARTCDNHDYQAYKLTSRMTFMEFHDIERIPPIYLELWRERLETGQDVIPAYVNFAQALQQKRQWLAADSWWQLAMAFDGNGQSEPAPASEEAASAPE; encoded by the coding sequence ATGCTCGGTTGGTTATTGAGTGTGGTGAAGTTGGTCATTATCGTTGGCCTGTGTGTGGGGATTGCTTATTCAACCTCCCACTATGCCCCTCAGGTGCTCTATGAGCACCGTCAGCAGCCGATGCCTACTCAGCTTTTTGTTGTGGCTCGCAAAGGGTCTGAGACGGCATTAGAGGCGTTAACAGAATACGGTACTGCACAGTCGGCGGATTACTGGCTCAAGCTTGCCGGTGGTATGGGTGATAGTGAGGCCTATTACCAACTGGCAAGCCGTGAAACGCAGCCTGAACCTCACCGGCGTTGGCTGGCTCGCGCGGCCCATGAAGGTCATGCCCGGGCTCAGTACGACTTGGCGATGCTCAGTCGCTCGACACAAAAGCAGCTGCAATGGCTGCAACAGTCGGCAGATCAGCGTTATGTGCCTGCGATTAAAACCCTGGCCCAATGGCATTTATTGCACGAGGCGTTTGATACGGCACAGCCGCTGTTAGAACAGGCTGCGCCGCAGGATGGGGAGAGCGGTTTCACTCTGGCCCGGTTGTTGTGGGCCCAGAACAAGCAGCAGCAAGCCATACACTGGCTTAAACGCAGTGCCGAGCTGGGCTATGCTCTGAGTCAGCGTTATCTGGCGCTGATAGAGAAGCACTGGCAACAGCCAATTAACGTCGCCCAGGCTCCCGCTGAATGCCCTATGCGCATTCAGCCGGTGGCAACCTCGTTAACCTCTGCTTATCGCATTCAGTCGCTCTTAGAACAGTTTTCTGAGGACGCCCGTCTGGCTAGTCTGCCGATGTGCACTTTGCCTATGGTCTGGCTGGAAGACAATGCACTGTCCTGTAGCGAGAACTGGCAGGGAAGTGGCCGACTGGGCTGCGATGAGGCCAAGCTTGCGAGCCGACTTAAACCGTTGCAGCAACAGCTGACTCATGTATTGGTAATGGCCGAGGAAGGTAAGGCCAATGTGCACAATGGTGTGATGTATCTGGATGTCGCCGACTCTTACTCGGTGTTTGTGCACGAGCTGGCCCATTTTGTTGGCTTTGTGGATGAATACCCGCTCGCCGATCAAACGGCGGAGCAGGTGTGCCAGGCCAGTCTGGGCGCGCCTAATGTGTTAATTCAGCAGGCGAGTGAGTCGGCAGGGATGAACATTCCTGAGGACTGGCGTAAAGCGCAGAGTGACTGGAGCCTGAGTCCGGCGCGGACCTGTGATAACCATGATTATCAGGCCTATAAGCTCACTTCGCGCATGACCTTTATGGAATTTCACGACATCGAGCGTATCCCTCCCATTTATCTGGAGTTATGGCGCGAGCGATTGGAAACCGGACAGGACGTGATCCCGGCCTATGTGAACTTTGCCCAGGCGTTGCAGCAGAAACGTCAGTGGCTGGCCGCCGACAGTTGGTGGCAGCTCGCCATGGCCTTTGACGGTAATGGTCAATCCGAGCCTGCACCGGCATCCGAAGAAGCGGCTAGTGCGCCGGAGTAA